The following proteins are encoded in a genomic region of Triticum dicoccoides isolate Atlit2015 ecotype Zavitan chromosome 1B, WEW_v2.0, whole genome shotgun sequence:
- the LOC119310596 gene encoding probable cytokinin riboside 5'-monophosphate phosphoribohydrolase LOGL7, whose protein sequence is MEAIISQRHCPVQLPPRHHNTAASASAQPGQTRRRRRRRRKPRPVGGGHGRPAMGDRASCRFRTVCVFCGSSAGRRRVFGDAALDLGHELVKRGVDLVYGGGSIGLMGLVARTVLDGGRRVVGVIPRALMPVEILGESVGEVKVVSDMHERKAEMARRSEAFIALPGGYGTMEELLEMITWSQLGIHNKPVGLLNVDGYYDTLLALFDKGAREGFINPDCAHILVSALTAAELLTKMEEYTRSHQEVAPATSWEISELGYTKAPPADG, encoded by the exons ATGGAGGCGATCATCAGCCAGCGTCACTGCCCTGTGCAGCTACCGCCACGCCACCATAATACCGCAGCAAGCGCAAGCGCGCAGCCAGGCCAGACACGACGACGGCGACGCCGCCGACGCAAGCCGAGGCCGGTTGGAGGCGGGCACGGCCGGCCGGCGATGGGGGACAGGGCGTCGTGCAGGTTCCGCACGGTGTGCGTCTTCTGCGGCAGCAGCGCCGGCAGACGCAGGGTGTTCGGCGACGCGGCCCTCGACCTTGGCCACGAGCTG GTGAAGAGGGGCGTCGACCTGGTCTACGGCGGCGGCAGCATCGGGCTCATGGGCCTTGTCGCGCGGACGGTGCTCGACGGCGGCCGCCGTGTCGTCGG GGTGATCCCCAGGGCTCTCATGCCTGTCGAG ATATTAGGTGAGAGTGTGGGAGAAGTAAAGGTTGTATCTGACATGCATGAGAGGAAAGCAGAGATGGCTCGACGATCCGAGGCATTCATCGCTCTTCCAG GGGGGTACGGAACCATGGAGGAGCTGTTGGAGATGATAACATGGTCCCAATTGGGAATTCACAACAAACCT GTTGGGCTGCTAAATGTGGATGGTTACTATGATACCCTCCTTGCACTGTTTGACAAAGGCGCGAGAGAGGGCTTCATCAACCCAGACTGTGCACACATACTTGTCTCAGCGCTAACCGCCGCGGAATTGCTGACAAAGATGGAG GAATACACTAGGTCGCACCAGGAGGTGGCCCCAGCGACAAGTTGGGAGATCTCAGAGCTTGGCTACACAAAAGCACCACCGGCTGATGGATGA
- the LOC119349252 gene encoding protein IQ-DOMAIN 1-like: MGKWIKSLVGLKAPSASAAPGKGRKWSRLWRSGSSSASRDGAGGCEASSTTSSASGIGSVVAAVARAPPRDFRVIRQEWAAIRIQAAFRALLARRALKALRGIVRLQALVRGRLVRRQLAVTLSRMEALLRVQERAMERRARCSADAQSQDAPGDRNGRADPLRETEERWCDRQGSVNQVKSRMHMKHEGAVKRQRAIAYAHSHQGRSSRYSGRSSSPASSLRNHESYIEGWMATKPWESTHMESNLGESRRLHSYKEKMNFEDSKYSCAGSIKIRRNNDSTRVEAMPPPALSASSSDFGCDESSPSTSSVTPGYSTNTLASEARSDSGAGPGYMSLTKAAKARLEYVGGSRRGPFQLQRQRSGGVPYYSRRVALSSLDSESNAGSDVSAAARRLNSLSLKGQSMTRSLDKENYNC, encoded by the exons ATGGGGAAGTGGATCAAGTCGCTGGTGGGCCTCAAGGCGCCGTCGGCGTCCGCGGCGCCGGGGAAGGGCCGGAAGTGGAGCCGGCTGTGGCGGAGCGGGTCCTCGTCCGCGTCCAGGGACGGCGCCGGGGGCTGCGAGGCGTCCTCGACCACGTCGTCCGCCAGCGGGATCGGCTCCGTCGTGGCCGCCGTGGCGCGCGCGCCGCCCCGGGACTTCCGCGTGATCAGGCAGGAGTGGGCCGCCATCCGCATCCAGGCCGCCTTCCGTGCCCTCCTG GCGAGGCGGGCGTTGAAGGCGCTGCGGGGGATCGTGCGGCTGCAGGCGCTGGTGCGCGGCCGGCTGGTGCGGAGGCAGCTCGCCGTCACGCTCAGCCGCATGGAGGCGCTGCTGAGGGTGCAGGAGCGCGCCATGGAGCGCCGGGCGCGCTGCTCTGCCGACGCGCAGTCACAGGACGCGCCCGGCGACCGCAACGGCCGCGCCGACCCTCTCAGGGAAACCGAG GAACGATGGTGTGACAGGCAAGGTTCTGTCAACCAAGTAAAATCAAGAATGCACATGAAACATGAGGGCGCAGTGAAGAGACAAAGGGCAATTGCTTATGCTCATTCTCACCAG GGTCGGAGTTCTAGATACAGTGGAAGGTCAAGCTCCCCTGCAAGCTCTCTCAGGAACCACGAGTCTTATATAGAAGGATGGATGGCAACAAAACCCTGGGAGAGCACGCATATGGAGTCAAACCTCGGCGAGTCGCGTCGTCTGCATAGCTACAAGGAGAAGATGAACTTTGAAGATTCCAAATATTCATGTGCTGGCTCCATCAAGATCAGAAGAAACAACGACTCGACCAGGGTTGAAGCAATGCCTCCTCCGGCACTCTCGGCTTCCTCCTCGGACTTTGGGTGCGACGAGAGCTCTCCGTCGACATCTTCGGTGACCCCGGGATACTCTACCAACACCTTGGCGTCGGAGGCAAGGTCTGACAGTGGTGCAGGGCCGGGCTACATGAGCTTGACCAAGGCTGCCAAGGCAAGGCTGGAGTACGTCGGCGGCAGTCGGAGAGGGCCGTTCCAGCTGCAGAGGCAACGGTCTGGGGGCGTGCCGTATTACAGCAGAAGGGTGGCGCTCTCCTCGTTGGACTCGGAGAGCAACGCCGGCTCGGATGTCTCGGCCGCCGCAAGGAGGTTGAACAGCTTGTCTCTGAAAGGGCAGAGCATGACCCGAAGCTTGGACAAGGAGAACTACAATTGTTAA